In Nitrospirota bacterium, a single window of DNA contains:
- a CDS encoding sensor domain-containing diguanylate cyclase: MKIRVEHKVILLSLMGGISLWFVDSILDYIFSPGESFSKIFLTDINPHELYSRIFFFIAFIVFGLLVSRLVGRLKRVEHEKENFIMAVANSNNGIALTDENDQYVFVNEAYADLHGYAPQELIGKTCLDLIPPGMVQQSQEVLNNVLRNPDSGIFNSEIVAMRKDGSTLPIEIRAKSFWDEAGNYQGHTCIVHDISEEKKTKEKLEQNARFLSTIFDSIRDPFIILDRDYKIIKANQAYSELKGIVLDELIEEKCYAVTRKRDSICDDCIVAKTFRSGDPAAKEKKVLTLFGTEEWVEIYTYPIVSREGIVTHVVEYVRNITARKRAEQESHRFIKELETLSSEDSLTGLQNRRMIFERIRHEIERVRRYKAELSLIFCDLDYFKEINDTYGHKAGDVVLKTIADVLRGSVRTSDVVGRYGGDEFLLVLPQTSLKGAQELAERIRISVQDTKFEMPDGKSVGTTMSIGVAFYDGTETDVDALISRIDTALYVSKRSGKNQVYSLV; this comes from the coding sequence ATGAAGATCAGGGTAGAGCATAAGGTAATTCTATTGTCTCTGATGGGCGGGATATCCCTCTGGTTTGTAGACTCTATTCTTGACTACATCTTTTCCCCCGGCGAGTCTTTTTCCAAAATATTTTTGACTGATATCAACCCACATGAGCTTTATAGCAGGATCTTTTTCTTTATAGCGTTCATTGTCTTTGGGCTGCTTGTGTCCCGATTAGTTGGCCGCCTCAAGAGGGTCGAACATGAAAAGGAAAACTTCATAATGGCTGTCGCCAACTCGAACAACGGTATTGCCCTTACTGATGAGAATGATCAATATGTGTTTGTAAATGAGGCCTATGCAGACCTTCATGGTTACGCTCCGCAGGAACTCATAGGCAAGACCTGCCTTGATCTCATCCCTCCCGGGATGGTGCAGCAGTCTCAGGAAGTGTTGAATAATGTGCTCCGTAACCCTGATTCCGGCATATTCAACAGTGAGATCGTTGCCATGCGCAAAGATGGCAGTACACTGCCGATCGAGATCCGTGCCAAATCATTCTGGGATGAAGCAGGCAATTATCAGGGACATACCTGCATCGTTCATGACATATCAGAGGAGAAGAAGACAAAAGAAAAGCTCGAACAGAATGCACGGTTCCTGAGCACGATCTTTGACAGCATCAGAGACCCCTTCATAATCCTGGACAGGGACTATAAGATCATCAAGGCAAATCAGGCCTACTCTGAGCTGAAGGGCATCGTGCTGGATGAGCTCATCGAAGAAAAATGCTATGCAGTGACGAGGAAACGGGACTCGATCTGCGATGACTGCATTGTTGCCAAGACATTCAGGTCAGGAGACCCGGCCGCAAAAGAGAAGAAGGTCCTGACATTGTTTGGCACAGAGGAATGGGTCGAAATTTACACCTATCCGATCGTCAGCAGGGAGGGGATCGTTACTCATGTGGTCGAATATGTCAGAAACATCACTGCCCGGAAGAGGGCTGAGCAGGAGAGTCATCGATTCATAAAGGAACTCGAGACGCTTTCTTCAGAAGACAGCCTGACCGGACTGCAGAACAGGAGAATGATCTTTGAGCGGATCCGGCATGAGATCGAGCGGGTGCGGAGATACAAGGCGGAGCTGTCACTCATTTTCTGTGATCTGGATTATTTTAAGGAGATAAACGACACCTATGGACATAAGGCTGGCGATGTGGTTCTTAAGACTATTGCCGATGTCCTGAGAGGTTCGGTCAGGACATCGGATGTGGTCGGCAGATACGGCGGTGATGAGTTTCTCCTGGTCCTTCCCCAGACATCGCTGAAAGGTGCGCAGGAGCTGGCGGAGCGGATCCGCATCTCGGTTCAGGACACGAAGTTCGAAATGCCCGACGGAAAAAGTGTCGGAACCACGATGAGCATCGGTGTTGCTTTTTATGATGGCACAGAGACCGATGTTGATGCATTGATCAGCCGTATTGATACGGCGCTGTATGTCTCAAAACGGTCAGGGAAGAACCAGGTCTATTCATTAGTCTGA
- the mtgA gene encoding monofunctional biosynthetic peptidoglycan transglycosylase produces the protein MAKKRSALKRVISVSVLLLAAFIAFHFVYPDVTRLRKENPKKSAFMEYREAEWARAGKKYKIRQVWVPYGAISPYLIKAVLIGEDDKFWQHEGFDYEAMQKAIEKDIKAKKFKLGGSTISQQLAKNLYLSPSKNPLRKFREAIITWRMERALPKKRLLELYLNVAEWSEAGIFGIEAASRHYYGKSASALGPEEASRLAAVLPNPRKFNPLGSSRYVVNRSGLIYNIMVRRGIVVPELEEVEKNSPAGPDQNGPPLVTPIEETKPSPQ, from the coding sequence ATGGCAAAGAAGAGATCAGCCCTGAAAAGAGTCATCAGCGTTTCCGTTCTTCTGCTTGCAGCCTTTATTGCCTTCCATTTCGTCTATCCGGATGTAACGAGACTGCGTAAAGAGAACCCGAAAAAAAGTGCCTTCATGGAATACCGGGAGGCGGAATGGGCGCGGGCAGGAAAGAAATATAAGATCAGGCAGGTCTGGGTGCCCTATGGCGCCATATCCCCCTATCTGATCAAGGCCGTGCTGATCGGCGAGGACGACAAGTTCTGGCAGCATGAGGGCTTTGATTATGAGGCCATGCAGAAGGCTATTGAGAAAGATATCAAGGCGAAGAAGTTCAAACTCGGCGGCAGTACCATAAGTCAGCAGCTTGCAAAGAATCTCTATCTCTCGCCCTCTAAAAACCCTCTGAGAAAGTTCAGGGAAGCGATCATCACATGGCGCATGGAACGGGCGCTGCCGAAGAAGAGACTGCTTGAGCTGTATCTCAATGTGGCAGAGTGGAGCGAGGCCGGTATATTCGGGATCGAGGCTGCCTCCCGTCACTATTATGGAAAGTCCGCCTCTGCGCTTGGCCCCGAAGAGGCGAGCCGGCTGGCTGCTGTTCTGCCGAACCCCAGAAAATTCAATCCGCTGGGCAGTTCGCGCTATGTGGTAAACCGGTCCGGACTGATATACAACATCATGGTCAGGCGAGGCATTGTGGTGCCCGAGTTAGAGGAAGTTGAGAAAAATAGTCCTGCAGGACCGGATCAAAATGGACCGCCACTGGTTACGCCTATCGAAGAGACAAAGCCTTCCCCTCAGTAG
- the rmuC gene encoding DNA recombination protein RmuC: MIEILLVVSIMGIIAVAVMSFQLLKRDAAPLWDQAKTKIDGLERNQERLERTVKEEISRNREEAGSSSRSLREEMINSLKSFNDSLLNQMQKISSLQNEQFGTFTQQLNTLTQSNEQRLEKMRLTVEEKLKSLQEDNSQKLEKMRQTVDEKLHATLEKRLGESFKLVSERLELVHKGLGEMQSLAIGVGDLKKVLSNVKTRGILGEFQLGSILEQILAPEQYAKNVATKKGSRENVEFAIILPGKDDNGGVVYLPLDSKFPVENYHSLLEAYDHGDHATLEEASKQLEATIKKCARDIRDKYLDPPGTTDFGIMFLPFEGLYAEVVKRTGLIEILQREFKVIITGPTTLAAILNSLQMGFRTLAIEKRSSEVWTLLSAVKTEFGKFGDILEKTQKKLQEASNTIEDAAKKSRTIEKKLKNVQVLTVADTPDLLSNADEQ, from the coding sequence ATGATTGAGATCCTCCTTGTCGTTTCGATCATGGGGATCATTGCAGTTGCCGTCATGAGCTTTCAGCTTTTGAAGCGGGACGCAGCACCGCTCTGGGATCAGGCAAAGACAAAGATTGATGGCCTTGAAAGGAATCAGGAGAGGCTCGAACGCACGGTCAAGGAAGAGATTAGCCGGAACAGGGAAGAGGCAGGCAGCTCTTCGCGCAGCCTGAGGGAGGAGATGATTAACTCCCTCAAGAGTTTTAATGATTCGCTTCTGAACCAGATGCAGAAGATATCCAGCCTCCAGAATGAACAGTTCGGCACCTTTACCCAGCAACTCAATACCCTGACACAGTCAAATGAGCAGCGCCTCGAAAAGATGCGTCTGACGGTTGAAGAGAAGCTGAAATCGCTTCAGGAAGACAACTCCCAGAAGCTTGAGAAGATGCGTCAGACAGTCGACGAAAAGCTCCACGCAACACTCGAGAAAAGGCTTGGCGAGTCCTTCAAGCTGGTGAGCGAACGGCTCGAACTGGTGCATAAGGGGCTTGGTGAGATGCAGAGCCTTGCTATTGGCGTTGGCGATCTCAAGAAAGTCCTTTCGAATGTAAAGACGCGGGGAATCCTTGGTGAATTCCAGCTCGGCAGCATCCTGGAGCAGATACTTGCTCCTGAGCAATATGCAAAGAATGTGGCGACAAAGAAGGGGAGCAGGGAGAATGTCGAATTTGCGATCATATTGCCGGGCAAGGATGACAATGGCGGGGTTGTCTATCTGCCGCTCGATTCAAAGTTTCCGGTAGAAAATTATCATAGTCTCCTGGAAGCCTACGATCATGGTGATCATGCTACTTTGGAGGAGGCGTCCAAACAGCTCGAAGCCACGATAAAGAAATGTGCACGGGACATCAGGGACAAGTATCTTGACCCTCCCGGCACCACAGACTTTGGCATCATGTTCCTTCCGTTTGAAGGACTGTATGCCGAGGTGGTGAAAAGGACCGGACTGATCGAAATACTCCAGCGGGAATTTAAAGTCATTATTACCGGCCCTACAACACTTGCCGCCATTCTGAACAGTCTTCAGATGGGTTTCAGGACCCTTGCCATAGAAAAACGTTCAAGCGAGGTCTGGACGCTCTTGAGCGCAGTAAAGACGGAATTTGGCAAGTTCGGCGATATCCTCGAGAAGACGCAGAAAAAGCTGCAGGAGGCAAGTAATACGATTGAAGATGCGGCAAAGAAATCCCGGACCATAGAGAAGAAACTGAAGAACGTCCAGGTCCTGACCGTGGCAGATACGCCGGACCTTCTCTCAAACGCTGACGAGCAGTAG
- a CDS encoding co-chaperone GroES: MKTRKNIVLVGDRVLIDLDDKMERTSAGLYLPATVKEKEKVHGGYVVKAGPGYPVHDPNTSDEPWVAKKRQDLKYIPLQATEGDYAIFLRESAVEIEFEGKKYVIVPHSSILALVRTELVNE, encoded by the coding sequence ATGAAGACCAGGAAGAATATCGTGCTCGTCGGCGACCGGGTTCTGATCGACCTTGACGACAAGATGGAAAGGACATCGGCCGGACTCTACCTTCCTGCAACGGTAAAGGAGAAAGAGAAGGTGCATGGCGGGTACGTCGTTAAGGCAGGTCCCGGGTACCCTGTTCATGACCCTAATACTTCTGATGAGCCCTGGGTAGCGAAGAAGCGCCAGGATCTCAAATACATCCCTCTCCAGGCGACAGAAGGCGATTATGCCATTTTCCTCAGGGAGTCTGCAGTGGAGATAGAGTTTGAGGGCAAGAAATACGTTATTGTACCTCATTCTTCTATCCTTGCCCTGGTTCGCACGGAACTGGTCAACGAATGA
- the argB gene encoding acetylglutamate kinase yields the protein MKEIIEKAEVLIDALPYIRNFYGKTFVIKYGGAAQTKDELKESFAKDVAMLNFIGIRIVIVHGGGPKISATMEKMGKKPAFVHGQRVTDQETMDIVEMVLGGLVNKEIVSLINRHGGRAVGLSGKDGGLITAQKKIIKKVTPETGVSEIVDLGLVGEVTRIDPSILDGLEKSGFIPVIAPIGVGSKGQTLNINADYVASAVASALKAEKLILLTDVAGLLDKKGKVISTLNKSKIPGLIKDGTITGGMLPKVQACINALQGGAGKTHIVDGRVPHCLLLEIFTKEGIGTEILGA from the coding sequence ATGAAAGAGATCATAGAGAAGGCAGAAGTGCTGATCGATGCGCTGCCCTATATCAGGAATTTTTACGGCAAGACCTTTGTTATCAAATACGGCGGCGCTGCACAGACAAAAGACGAACTGAAGGAATCTTTTGCCAAAGATGTTGCCATGCTCAATTTCATCGGTATCAGGATCGTGATCGTTCACGGTGGCGGCCCCAAGATATCGGCTACCATGGAGAAGATGGGGAAGAAACCTGCATTTGTTCACGGCCAGCGGGTCACTGATCAGGAGACCATGGATATTGTCGAAATGGTCCTCGGCGGTTTGGTGAACAAGGAGATCGTTTCTCTTATAAACAGGCATGGCGGCAGGGCGGTCGGTCTGAGCGGCAAGGACGGAGGTCTGATCACGGCGCAGAAGAAGATCATCAAGAAAGTGACACCCGAGACCGGCGTGAGCGAGATCGTAGACCTCGGCCTGGTGGGTGAGGTCACCAGGATTGACCCTTCGATCCTCGACGGACTCGAAAAGAGCGGCTTTATCCCTGTCATCGCTCCCATAGGCGTGGGCTCAAAGGGACAGACGCTGAATATCAATGCCGATTATGTCGCCTCTGCTGTCGCTTCGGCCCTTAAGGCAGAGAAACTGATCCTTCTGACCGATGTTGCAGGGCTGCTCGATAAGAAAGGGAAGGTCATATCTACCCTGAACAAGAGTAAGATCCCGGGACTGATAAAAGACGGGACCATAACCGGCGGCATGCTGCCGAAGGTGCAGGCATGCATCAATGCGCTACAGGGGGGGGCGGGCAAGACCCATATTGTTGATGGAAGAGTCCCGCACTGTCTTCTGCTTGAGATCTTCACCAAAGAGGGTATCGGCACGGAAATCCTCGGCGCGTAA
- a CDS encoding TraR/DksA C4-type zinc finger protein: MDFHGHSCPGLALGYRVSQRALKELKSRSEDEEIVAIVENNSCAVDAVQVMTGCTFGKGNLIFRDYGKHIYTFVRRPSGRSIRIAVIWEKPAETKEEKKHWDLYAKGDRSKKVLDFVHSRKAARTNQILDAGDDELFVVTKGKSMLPPEAEIYESIRCSACGEKVAAPKAIQRDEISLCVPCAEQKGKKR, translated from the coding sequence ATCGATTTTCACGGACATTCCTGCCCTGGCCTTGCCCTGGGCTATCGGGTATCACAGAGGGCGCTTAAGGAACTGAAAAGCCGTTCAGAAGACGAGGAGATCGTTGCCATTGTTGAGAATAATTCCTGTGCCGTCGATGCAGTTCAGGTGATGACCGGCTGCACCTTCGGAAAGGGCAATCTTATTTTCAGGGACTATGGCAAACATATCTATACCTTTGTCCGGAGGCCTTCAGGCAGGAGCATCAGAATAGCGGTCATCTGGGAGAAGCCGGCCGAGACGAAAGAGGAAAAAAAGCATTGGGACCTCTATGCAAAAGGTGACAGGTCAAAGAAGGTGCTTGATTTCGTGCATTCACGCAAAGCGGCGAGAACAAACCAGATCCTCGATGCCGGCGACGACGAGCTTTTCGTTGTAACAAAAGGGAAGAGTATGCTGCCGCCTGAGGCGGAGATCTACGAGAGCATCAGGTGCTCAGCCTGCGGCGAAAAGGTTGCAGCGCCAAAGGCAATACAGCGGGACGAAATTTCGCTCTGCGTTCCCTGTGCTGAACAGAAAGGAAAGAAAAGATGA
- a CDS encoding saccharopine dehydrogenase family protein: MNNTTNRGRIMIIGAGGVATVAAHKCAQIPDVFREIMVASRTVSKCEAIRKDIKQRYGRDIKTAQVDADNVPELAALIEIYQPDLVLNLALPYQDLHIMDACLETGVHYIDTANYEPLDVAHFEYSWQWAYQERFRQKGLMAVLGSGFDPGVTNVFTAYAQKHLFDEINYLDILDCNAGSHGHAFATNFNPEINIREVTQVVRHWDNGKWIETPAIIEKESVHFSFDYPVAGPQDSYLLYHEELESLALNIRGLKKARFWMTFSENYLNHLRVLQNVGMTRIDEVEYDGRKIVPIKFLKALLPEPSSLGTKYTGKTVIGNIMTGKRDGKALTRYIYNICDHEEAFKETGTQAIAYTTGVPAMIGAMMVLTGVWQGAGVYNVEQLDPDKFMEALNTYGLPWQIVEHAAMPDKI; the protein is encoded by the coding sequence ATGAATAATACCACCAACCGTGGCAGGATAATGATTATAGGGGCAGGAGGTGTGGCGACCGTTGCAGCGCACAAGTGCGCACAGATACCCGACGTATTCAGGGAAATAATGGTTGCAAGCAGGACAGTCTCGAAATGTGAGGCGATCAGAAAAGACATTAAGCAGAGATACGGCAGAGACATTAAAACAGCGCAGGTGGATGCAGACAATGTACCGGAACTGGCTGCTTTGATAGAGATCTATCAGCCTGACCTTGTCCTTAATCTTGCGCTTCCGTATCAGGATCTTCATATTATGGATGCCTGCCTTGAGACGGGTGTGCACTACATAGATACTGCCAATTATGAACCGCTGGATGTGGCCCACTTTGAATACAGCTGGCAATGGGCATATCAGGAGAGATTCAGACAGAAAGGCTTAATGGCAGTGCTCGGCTCCGGGTTTGACCCGGGTGTAACGAATGTCTTTACTGCGTATGCCCAGAAGCATCTCTTTGATGAGATCAATTATCTGGATATATTAGATTGCAATGCAGGAAGCCACGGTCATGCCTTTGCAACGAACTTCAATCCGGAGATAAATATCCGTGAAGTGACGCAGGTTGTTCGTCACTGGGATAACGGGAAATGGATCGAAACGCCTGCGATAATAGAAAAAGAGAGCGTGCATTTCAGCTTTGATTATCCCGTTGCCGGTCCCCAGGACAGCTATCTTCTGTATCATGAGGAACTTGAGTCTCTTGCTCTGAACATACGGGGACTGAAAAAGGCCAGATTCTGGATGACCTTCTCGGAAAATTACCTCAACCATCTCAGGGTGCTCCAGAACGTGGGCATGACCAGGATAGACGAGGTTGAGTATGACGGACGAAAGATCGTGCCGATAAAATTCCTTAAGGCCTTGCTGCCTGAACCCTCATCTCTCGGAACAAAATATACCGGTAAAACCGTCATCGGCAACATCATGACCGGGAAAAGGGATGGGAAGGCCCTTACCCGCTATATCTACAATATCTGCGACCATGAAGAGGCCTTTAAGGAAACCGGAACACAGGCAATCGCTTACACTACCGGCGTCCCTGCAATGATCGGGGCAATGATGGTCCTCACAGGGGTCTGGCAGGGAGCCGGCGTCTACAACGTAGAACAACTGGATCCGGACAAGTTCATGGAGGCATTGAATACCTACGGCCTCCCCTGGCAGATCGTTGAACATGCTGCCATGCCTGATAAGATCTGA
- the nspC gene encoding carboxynorspermidine decarboxylase, whose translation MNTQDEDRFIRIARGPIETPVYLLDETLIERNMKVLRSVKERTGCKVFHALKAYASFATFPMMSGYLDGVCASGLHEARLGHEEFKKEVHTFSAAYRDTEFRTILKYSDSVIFNSFYQLQKFGKTARKSGVEIGLRINPGYSEVETEIYNPCAPYSRLGIVHSLFRQEFPRHRGIVNGLHFHAMCQQNADVLERILKSFEKLYGKYISGLRWVNFGGGHHITRDDYDRELLIRLINDFKNKYGVQVYLEPGEASVHNAGVLISSVLDIVKNRKDVAIMDTSAETHMPDVLLMPYRPLILGSGDKNEKEYRYRLAGPSCLAGDVIGDYSFDKPLQRGDKLVFSDMALYSIVKNTTFNGINLPDIAVLRKGGRIEVVRKFGYRDYRNRQS comes from the coding sequence ATGAACACACAAGATGAAGACAGGTTCATCAGGATTGCAAGGGGGCCAATCGAAACCCCGGTGTATCTGTTAGACGAAACTCTCATCGAAAGAAATATGAAGGTCTTGCGCTCTGTGAAAGAGCGCACGGGTTGCAAGGTCTTCCATGCACTAAAAGCATATGCCTCTTTTGCCACCTTCCCGATGATGTCCGGTTATCTTGACGGCGTCTGTGCAAGCGGCCTGCATGAAGCGAGGCTTGGCCATGAAGAATTCAAAAAGGAAGTGCATACATTCAGCGCGGCGTATCGGGATACCGAGTTCAGGACTATCCTGAAGTATTCAGACTCAGTCATATTCAACTCATTCTATCAGCTTCAGAAATTCGGAAAGACTGCAAGGAAGAGCGGCGTCGAAATCGGCCTCAGGATAAATCCGGGTTATTCCGAGGTTGAAACGGAAATATATAACCCCTGCGCTCCCTATTCGAGATTGGGGATAGTGCACTCCCTGTTCAGACAGGAATTCCCCAGGCACAGAGGCATTGTCAACGGCCTGCACTTTCATGCCATGTGCCAGCAGAATGCTGACGTGCTCGAAAGGATCTTGAAATCGTTTGAAAAGCTTTACGGGAAATACATCAGCGGTCTAAGATGGGTGAATTTTGGAGGCGGCCATCACATAACGCGGGATGATTACGACAGAGAACTTCTGATCAGGCTCATAAACGATTTCAAGAATAAGTACGGGGTTCAGGTATATCTCGAACCGGGCGAGGCCAGCGTTCACAATGCAGGCGTGCTGATCTCATCGGTTCTGGATATTGTAAAAAACAGGAAGGATGTCGCGATCATGGATACCTCAGCAGAAACGCATATGCCGGATGTGCTGCTTATGCCTTACAGACCTCTCATACTTGGATCAGGCGATAAGAATGAAAAGGAATACCGATACCGGCTTGCGGGCCCGAGCTGTCTTGCGGGAGATGTTATCGGCGATTACTCCTTTGACAAGCCGCTGCAGCGGGGCGATAAGCTGGTCTTTTCTGACATGGCCCTGTACAGCATCGTGAAGAACACCACGTTTAATGGCATTAACCTGCCTGATATAGCGGTGCTCAGAAAGGGAGGGAGAATAGAAGTGGTCAGAAAGTTTGGATACAGGGATTACCGCAACAGGCAGTCATAA
- a CDS encoding helix-turn-helix domain-containing protein, which produces MHETAKDLHDLGFIDKRALQTYEALCLEPVPNYDPKQIRKMRQRYKISQAVLAAILNTSLSTVQKWEIGDKHPGGPSLKLLNILDRKGIGALV; this is translated from the coding sequence GTGCATGAAACGGCAAAGGACCTTCACGACCTTGGATTTATAGACAAGAGGGCGTTACAAACATATGAAGCGCTCTGTCTTGAACCGGTGCCCAACTACGACCCTAAGCAGATACGCAAGATGAGGCAACGTTATAAAATTAGCCAGGCGGTGCTGGCAGCCATACTCAACACCAGCCTCTCTACGGTTCAGAAATGGGAGATCGGCGACAAACATCCGGGCGGGCCGTCGTTGAAACTGCTTAATATTCTTGACCGCAAGGGAATTGGAGCCCTGGTATAA
- a CDS encoding membrane integrity-associated transporter subunit PqiC produces the protein MLRRGIVLLGIILLAACSMPETRIYSLHIPADTNRALARKQAMITLRVQSPRYLAQPYIAHRLSPYQLDISRYAKWDSAPVEMVREIFRDSLSVAYQDVRASNFAAEGSFVLAINLKRFERVDDAYAELAFDAVLLSAEGKEIQRFEQRKKVQLDTQDSAGLAKGLSAALNESVNEVVAGLGSKI, from the coding sequence ATGCTGCGGAGAGGTATTGTTCTGCTCGGTATTATCTTATTGGCTGCATGTTCCATGCCTGAGACGAGGATATACAGTCTGCATATACCTGCAGATACGAACAGGGCTCTGGCCAGAAAGCAGGCGATGATCACGCTCAGGGTCCAGTCGCCCCGGTATCTGGCGCAGCCTTATATCGCGCACAGGCTTTCCCCCTATCAGCTTGATATATCCCGGTATGCGAAATGGGATTCCGCTCCTGTTGAAATGGTCAGAGAGATCTTCAGGGATTCACTGTCAGTCGCGTATCAGGACGTGAGGGCGTCGAATTTTGCCGCTGAAGGCTCATTTGTGCTTGCCATCAACCTTAAGAGATTCGAAAGGGTTGATGACGCGTATGCTGAACTGGCATTCGATGCAGTGCTTTTATCTGCTGAGGGCAAAGAAATACAGCGCTTTGAACAGCGGAAAAAGGTGCAGCTCGATACGCAGGATTCTGCAGGACTTGCAAAAGGTTTGAGCGCTGCGCTGAATGAGTCGGTCAATGAAGTAGTGGCAGGACTGGGGAGTAAAATTTAG
- a CDS encoding MCE family protein, with protein sequence MREEIKAGLIIVVSMFLLTALIILIGGSQFLDKFDTYYIRVKNAAGLEPGAQVKLGGVRVGRVVSVKEPQGAGESVVVEIGIKQGKPIYKGTKASVTQVGFVGDIYLLLSVNDTVNERIKVGDVIPSEEVVDFGIIMAKVEGLSKSLDNLIQDVNKVFSPQNVKQVESLLKNTDKAIVSATANIDKMTADIRTTADRLSRVLDELEGLVKNNKGEFTQVLKKAREALDKAEGMLSSIEKSSKTVDRAVEHQSQNLDALLNSMTRTTDELQDLIHEIKSKPWSIIYKEGKGE encoded by the coding sequence TTGAGAGAAGAGATTAAGGCCGGACTGATCATCGTCGTATCCATGTTCCTGCTTACCGCGTTGATAATCCTTATCGGCGGCTCACAGTTCCTTGACAAGTTCGACACCTACTATATCAGGGTGAAGAATGCTGCAGGTCTTGAGCCGGGTGCGCAGGTCAAGTTGGGCGGTGTGCGGGTCGGCAGGGTGGTCAGTGTCAAAGAGCCGCAGGGAGCCGGGGAGTCCGTTGTTGTCGAGATCGGCATCAAACAGGGCAAGCCGATCTACAAGGGCACCAAGGCGTCTGTAACGCAGGTCGGATTTGTCGGCGATATTTATCTGCTGCTTTCTGTCAATGATACGGTCAATGAACGGATCAAGGTCGGCGATGTGATACCGTCAGAAGAGGTTGTTGATTTCGGTATCATCATGGCAAAGGTCGAAGGTCTATCAAAATCACTCGATAATCTTATCCAAGACGTGAACAAGGTTTTCAGCCCCCAGAACGTAAAGCAGGTTGAATCCCTGCTTAAAAATACCGATAAGGCGATCGTTTCGGCAACGGCCAATATCGATAAAATGACCGCTGACATCAGGACCACAGCGGACAGGCTTTCAAGAGTGCTTGATGAGCTCGAAGGTCTTGTGAAGAACAATAAGGGTGAGTTTACACAGGTGCTGAAGAAGGCCCGTGAAGCCCTTGACAAGGCCGAAGGCATGCTTTCGAGCATCGAGAAGTCTTCAAAGACCGTTGACAGGGCAGTTGAGCATCAGTCACAGAATCTTGATGCGCTGCTCAATTCCATGACACGGACGACTGACGAGCTTCAGGATCTTATCCACGAGATAAAGAGCAAACCCTGGAGTATCATCTATAAAGAAGGGAAGGGTGAGTAA